In Lepus europaeus isolate LE1 chromosome 22, mLepTim1.pri, whole genome shotgun sequence, the following are encoded in one genomic region:
- the CHURC1 gene encoding protein Churchill, protein MCGDCVEKEYPNRGNTCLENGSFLLNFTGCAVCSKRDFMLITNKSLREEDGEEIVTYDRHSRELEGKRSSQDSNWPTWDASTAGGGFIHYTTAPAPADLCKNCHHVIAKHEYTFSIMDEFQEYTMLCMLCGKAEDTISILPDDPRQMTLLF, encoded by the exons GGTAACACTTGTCTGGAGAATGGATCTTTCTTGCTGAACTTTACAGGTTGTGCAGTGTGCAGTAAGCGGGATTTTATGCTGATCACAAACAAATCTTTgagagaggaagatggagaagaAATAGTTACCTATGATC gccatagcagagagctggaagggaagaggagtagccaggactcaaactggcccacatgggatgccagcactgcaggcggcggctttatccactacaccacagcaccagccccagcag ATCTGTGTAAGAATTGTCATCATGTAATAGCCAAACATGAGTATACCTTCAGTATCATGGATGAATTTCAG GAGTACACCATGCTGTGCATGTTATGTGGCAAAGCTGAAGACACCATCAGTATTCTCCCTGACGATCCCCGACAAATGACCTTGTTATTCTGA